The proteins below come from a single Panicum hallii strain FIL2 chromosome 7, PHallii_v3.1, whole genome shotgun sequence genomic window:
- the LOC112901109 gene encoding protein FAR1-RELATED SEQUENCE 5-like, with amino-acid sequence MDLHAVEISKKKMERGAESSPLLPAQTLAERNLKSYQETSGANGDLGMRQGNESANREPYGLVASAMNKVHEARKEAEVESDMAMVEMENTSRGDTDLEERYGIMLAPEHEVREHRNLTTRESLQSPIFLWNDTDMNRRSEIQVPGAGETYVQELGQDNGNVVLNEGDEDLNECQKDQAEVDADGDEDYMFPSPEEMEKARPPEVGMVFSTLQDAHRFINVYGQVTGFAVIKGTNYKHKKITFVCNKSRKARETDTRQRKRRRDAVEHTQCRMKVTVKLVADRWEVTAAMHEHNHPLWCSPLLTRFFMSHKDMSDEERHFSRILQESRIKPAKIMEIFRKLQGRLKNVPVRKVDVNNLKQSYRLMKTRNTDIGSTLEHVRRLQKEQPGFYYAMKTDEDSTIRNIFWTDARARLDYALYGDFIHFNTTYRTNAYHMPFASLIGINGHGKPTVFA; translated from the exons TAATGGAGATTTGGGAATGCGTCAAGGGAATGAATCAGCAAATAGAGAACCTTATGGCCTCGTGGCATCTGCTATGAATAAG GTCCATGAAGCACGGAAAGAAGCAGAAGTGGAATCAGACATGGCAATGGTAGAAATGGAG AATACAAGCAGAGGGGACACAGATTTGGAAGAAAGATATGGAATCATGCTTGCTCCTGAACATGAGGTTAGAGAACATCGAAATCTTACAACTCGAGAAAGCCTGCAG TCACCTATTTTCCTATGGAATGATACCGATATGAACAGGCGGTCAGAAATACAGGTCCCAGGAGCTGGAGAGACATATGTTCAG GAGCTGGGCCAAGACAATGGGAATGTCGTCCTAAATGAAGGAGATGAAGACCTCAATGAATGCCAAAAAGATCAAGCTGAAGTAGACGCTGATGGTGATGAAGACTATATGTTTCCAAGTCCAGAAGAAATGGAAAAGGCTAGGCCTCCAGAGGTTGGCATGGTATTTTCCACACTACAAGATGCTCATCGTTTTATCAATGTCTATGGGCAAGTTACTGGATTCGCCGTGATTAAAGGAACGAATTACAAGCACAAGAAGATAACATTTGTGTGCAACAAAAGTAGGAAAGCAAGAGAGACTGATACAAGacagaggaagaggagaagagaTGCCGTTGAACACACTCAATGTCGCATGAAGGTGACTGTGAAACTTGTTGCTGATAGATGGGAAGTTACAGCAGCTATGCATGAGCATAATCACCCACTTTGGTGTTCGCCCTTGTTGACCAGATTTTTCATGAGCCACAAGGACATGTCGGATGAAGAGAGACACTTCTCAAGAATATTGCAGGAAAGCAGAATTAAGCCGGCAAAGATAATGGAAATTTTCAGGAAATTACAGGGGAGACTCAAGAATGTACCTGTCAGGAAAGTTGATGTCAACAACTTGAAACAGTCTTACAGACTGATGAAGACTAGGAATACAGATATTGGAAGCACACTAGAGCATGTGAGAAGATTGCAAAAGGAGCAACCTGGGTTCTACTATGCTATGAAGACTGATGAAGATAGCACTATAAGAAATATCTTTTGGACAGATGCGCGAGCTAGACTTGATTATGCTTTATACGGAGATTTCATTCATTTTAATACAACTTATAGAACCAATGCATACCACATGCCTTTTGCGTCATTAATTGGAATTAATGGGCATGGTAAGCCAACTGTATTTGCTTGA